A stretch of Natronococcus sp. CG52 DNA encodes these proteins:
- a CDS encoding DUF5786 family protein gives MGFGSYDESEQQEVDADFDDDDAVQSSENSHKGSFEFENGASSDELLDRLEEIKDDS, from the coding sequence ATGGGATTCGGGAGCTACGACGAATCCGAGCAGCAAGAGGTCGACGCTGATTTTGACGACGATGACGCCGTTCAGTCGTCAGAGAACAGCCACAAAGGATCGTTCGAGTTCGAAAACGGCGCCTCGAGCGACGAACTACTCGATCGTCTGGAGGAGATCAAGGACGATTCCTGA
- a CDS encoding MBL fold metallo-hydrolase — MEVHHVTEDAETFTCNAYLTTDGRTTLVDAGGWDGVVGEIREHTDELDAVVMTHQHGDHVAQLEAVCDAFDPDVYAYDDHPTRTHELEEGDTVQIGDEEFDVVYTPGHADDHVSFVSETTLFSGDVVVHDDGAFDYGSFGRTDMAGQSRERLIESIEELLERLPDGVEHMYAGHGDVFHGDVRDVVETALERAEKREPKYPDE; from the coding sequence ATGGAGGTCCATCACGTCACCGAAGACGCGGAGACGTTCACGTGCAACGCCTACCTGACGACCGACGGTCGGACGACGCTCGTCGACGCCGGCGGCTGGGACGGCGTCGTCGGCGAGATCCGCGAGCACACCGACGAACTCGACGCCGTCGTGATGACCCACCAGCACGGCGATCACGTCGCCCAGCTCGAGGCCGTTTGCGACGCCTTCGATCCCGACGTGTACGCCTACGACGACCACCCGACGCGAACCCACGAACTCGAGGAGGGTGATACCGTCCAAATCGGGGACGAGGAGTTCGACGTGGTCTACACGCCGGGTCACGCCGACGACCACGTCTCGTTCGTCTCCGAGACGACGCTGTTCTCGGGCGACGTGGTCGTCCACGACGACGGCGCCTTCGACTACGGAAGCTTCGGCCGCACCGACATGGCCGGCCAGTCGCGAGAACGGCTCATCGAGAGCATCGAGGAGTTGCTCGAGCGGCTGCCCGACGGCGTCGAACACATGTACGCGGGTCACGGCGACGTCTTCCACGGCGACGTGCGGGACGTCGTGGAGACGGCGCTCGAGCGGGCGGAGAAGCGGGAGCCGAAGTATCCCGACGAGTAA